The following DNA comes from Arthrobacter sp. SLBN-83.
GCGCGTTGGCAGCGTGGACGTCAGCGGCCAGCGGGTCCTGGAAGTCCTGGGTGGCAGCTACGTAGTCGATCCAGGCGGCAAGCATCAGGGCGGCCCCGCTGCCGGTCCGTCCGCTGGCCCGCTCCGCCGTCATCACGGGGACGGCACGCATGCGGAGCTTGGTGGTGGCATCGGCAGCGATCTGGGCAAGGCGGTGGGCGATCCGGGCGTTTCCGAACCGCTCCAGCAGGGCCCGCCGGTAGGCGGGGATGTCCAGTCCTGCAGCCTGCAGGTGGTGTGCGGCCTCGTCCCAGAAGTCCTCCACGGCCTTCCGGCAGGCCGGGTCTGACAGGGCATCGGCCACGGTGGCGTGCCCACGGAGCTGCCCGGCATACGCCAGGATCGAATGCGAGCCGTTGAGGAGCCACAGCTTGCGGTTCTCGTACGGTTCAATGTCGTCAACCACGACGGCGCCCGCGTCCTCCCAGCGTGGACGCCCGGCCGGGAAATCCCCGCTGAGCACCCAGTTGCGGAAAGGTTCGGCCACCACAGGCGAGCTGTCGGTGTAACCGCACTGCTCCGCCACTTCCGCCACGTCTTCCTCGGTGGTCCGGGGGGTGATCCGGTCCACGGAAGTACTCACGAAGCTGACGTTCGCTTCGATCCACTCCGCCAGGCCGGAGCCCCATCCCGATGCCAGACCCAGGACGGCGCGGCGGGCCACCTCACCGTTGGCGGACAGGTTGTCACAGCTGACGACGGCGATCGGTCCCGCGCCGCTGTCGCGGCGCCTGGCGAGGGCCAGCACCAGGCGGCCCAACGGCGTGCCGGGCACTCCGGCCTCCCCGGACGCCGCTGCCGACAGCGCGCGGAGGTCATCCGCCACACCGGGAGCGCCGGCGTCGAACGTTCCATCTGCCGCAAGCCCGTACGCAGCCTCGGTGATGGTCAGCGTGACCAGTGCGGTCTCCTTTGCGGCGACAAGCTCGCAAAGCCGGCCCACGTCCGCCCCGTCCACCGCCTCGACGATGCTCCCGATCACTTCGAAGCTGTCGCCGCCTGCAGAGCGTTCCACCAGGGTGTAAAGGCAATCCTGGGCGGAAAGCGCCTCCGCAGCGTCCGGACGGCGGCCGGTGAACGCCGCGATCCCCCACTCCGCCGCGTCAGGGGCGTGCTGGGTGTACCAGGCCTGGTGGGATCGGTGGAACGCCCCCAGGCCAAGGTGCACGATGCGCACCGGAGCTTTAGGCAGCGGCTTCAGGCTGCGGTCCAGGACAGGAAGTGAGCCCAGTGCAGGCGGCGCGGCATTCACAGCTTGAACACCCGCCGTGGCGATGCGTCGATGACGTCCACGATCAATTCATGCGCCCGCTCCTCGGTGATCCGGTGTTCAGCCACCAGGCGTGCCAGGAATGATGCCTCGATCCGGCGGGCGGTGTCATGCCGGGCAGGGATGGAGCAGAACGCCCGGGTGTCGTCGATAAAGCCCGAGGACCGGGAGAAGCCCGCCGTCTCCGTCACCGCCGACCGGAAGCGCAGCATCGCGTCCGGAGCATCCAGGAACCACCACGGAGCGCCCAGGTAGACCGAGGGGTAGAACCCGGCAAGCGGAGCGAGTTCCCGCGAGAACACTGTCTCGTCCAGGGTGAACAGGACCAGGTGGAAGTCCTTGGCCGTCCCGAAGTCCTGCAGCAGCGGCCGCACGGCCTCGGTGTAGTTCACGGCCACGGGGATGTCGTGGCCGGTGTCCGCGCCGAAGGCCTCGAACGTGGGCGCGTGGTGGTTGCGGAACGAACCCGGGTGGATGGTCATGACCAACCCGTCCTCCACCGACATCCGCGCCATCTGGTAGATCATGTGCGCTTCGAAGGCGTCCCTGTCCGCAGCAGTCTCCTGCCCCGTCCGGCCGCGCTCGAAAAGCCGCTCCGCCTCGCCGTCGTCCAGTTTCAGCGTGGTGGGCGTGAACACGCCGTGGTCCGCGGACACCGCGCCGCGCTCCACGAAGTGGCGCCGGCGTGCCTCGAGGGCTTTGATGTACCCCGCGTAGCCGGAGGCGCCGTCCCCGGCAGCTCCGATGAGGCGCTCCACGTTGTCCTGCCAGGCCGGGTGCGCCATGTTCAGGTACTGGTCCGGCCGGAAGGTGGGCAGCACCCGGGCGGCGAACGAGGGGTCATTGTGCAGGGCAGCGTGGCTGTCCAGCGAGTCCAGGGGATCATCGGTGGTGGCGAGTACCTCGATGTTGAATTCCTTGAACAGCTCGCGCGGCCGGAAGCCCGGCTCCGAAAGCTTGGCCTGCAGGGCATCGTAGAGCCGGTCCGCGTTGTCCGCGGATGGCTCCCCGCTGATGCCGAAAACGTGAGCGAACTCCTGCCGGATCCAGTAACCGGACGCCGTTCCCTCGAAATTGGGCCAAGCCTCGCAAAAGTGGCGCCACACCTGCCGTGAATCGGCAGGCGTGCTGCCGAGCCCCAGCTGGTCCATGGGCACCCCGCCGGCGTGGATCAGCCGGGTGACGTAGTGGTCCGGAGTGACCAGGAGCGCGGCGGGGTCAGGGAAGGGGGTGTTCTGCTCGATGACCGCCGCGTCCACGTGCCCGTGGGGAGAGATGATCGGCAGCCCCTCCACCTTTTTGAAAAGCGACCGCGCGATCTCCCGGACGCCGGGATCAGCCGGCAGCAGCCGGTCCGGGTGGTCCGCTATTGGCTGGCCCATGGCTCACCGCCTCCCTGCCGCGACGGAGAGCCCTGCCAGGGCGGCCGTGGAGCGCAGGTAGTCAAGGTTGTCCGCGGTCCGTTCGGCCAACGGGAGCTCGGTGGAGAAGTCCTCCACGGTCACCCATCCGTCATAGCCGAAGGCCGCGAGCGCCTTGAAGTACTGCAGCACGCTGCCCTGGCCGGAACGGAGCGGAGCCCATTCGTTGCGGTAGACGGCGGCACCGGACTCATCGGTTTCCCCGCTGTTGACCCAAACCGCGTTCTTGACGTGCACATGGGCCAGGTAGTCGCCCAGGAGCTCGAAGGCGGGCAGGTAATCCTCTTGCCCTTCAATGAGGAGGTTGCCAAGGTCATGGATGACGCCTACGTGCCGCGGATCCAGTCCGTCCAGCAGCCGCAGGGCGGAGGACGCGGAGGCGGTGATGGTCCGGTGATGCAGTTCCACCAGCGCCTTCACCCCGTGGTGTGCTGCCCGCTCGGCGATCCACTCGAAGTCACGCCGGGCTGCCGTGAAGAGCTCCGGGTAGGGCGTACCGCTGGCAGGTTCGTTCCCCCATGCCGCGGTTCCCAGCGGAAGCGTGGTTACCCTGACCTTCTCCGCACCCAGCCTGGCCGTAGCGGCGAGCATCCGGTCCACGTCCGCATGGTTGTCGCACCGCGCGTAGCCGCCGATTCCGGAAAACTCCAGCCCCGCCCCGCTGGTAAGGGAGGCGATGCGGTCCAGGTGGTCCTCCATTCCCGTGAGCGGGATGGTGGCCCTGTTGCCGGCCCAGAAGCCAGGTGCTGCGGCGTCAGCCTGGTCCGTGATGCGCCATTCGACGCCGTCCCAGCCCTGGTCGGCGAGGTGCTTCACTGCCTCTTCCGGAGTCCAGTCGGGGGTTGATGCCGTGAATACTGAAAACTTCATGATGTCAGGCGCTTTCTGCCGCGGAGCTGCCGGTGCGGACTTCAAGGTCGTTGTACTTCCCTGCAAGGACGTCGTCGAAGAGGACGGGCTGGCCCAGGGTGGCCGAGACGTAGACGGAGCGCACGGCCGCGAGCGCGTTGACGGCGTCGCTGACGGTGACCCCGGGCTGCCGTCCGCCGGCGATGGCGGCCAGGATGTCCCGGTATTGCCGCACGTGGCCGGCGGGGTAGGTGGTGGGGTCCGCGGCCTTGTAGTCCTCCACCGGGTACTTGGCCAGTTCCTGGTCGGCCTGGTTGCCGCCGCCCTGGAGGCCCATGTCCGCCGACTCGCCGCCGGCGTCCTTGCTGTGGAAGTACTGCAGCCGGTCGTTGTCCACCACGGCCGATCCTTCGGATCCCATGAGCTGGACGCGGACGGTCAGCCCGGGATAGGCGGAGGTGGTGGCGTGCAGGACTGCCAGTCCGCCGTTTTCAAAGGTGACCGTGGCTACGGCGGTGTCCTCCACTTCGATGCGCTCGTGCGCCAGCAGGGCGGTGTGCGCGTGGATTTCCACGGGGCGTCCCATGAACCACAGGAGCAGGTCCACGGTGTGGACCCCCTGGTTCATCAGGGCACCGCCGCCGTCCATGGCCCACGTGCCGCGCCAGTCGCCGGAGTCGTAGTAGCCCTGGCTGCGCCACCAGGCAACCGAAGCGATAGCCGAGGTGAGCCGGCCGAACCGGCCCTTGGCGATGGCGTCGGCCACAGCCACGCTGGACTGGTCGAACCGGTGCTGGCTGATCACCGAGGCGATGATCCCCTTTTCCGCGGCCTCCTTTGCTGCGGCTTCGATCTCCTGGGCCCGGGTGAGGTCCACGTCGAGTGGCTTTTCGATCACGACGTGCTTGCCGGCGGCCAGGACCTCCAGGCCCTGCTGGATGTGCAGGCCACTGGGCGTTGCCAGTGCCACGAGGTCGATGTCTTCCGCCGCGAAGGCCTCCGCCAGGGTGCTGAACTGCGGCGGCCGCGGGCCGCCCTGCTTCTCGATGAAATCGGCCAGGGCCTCGGCGGCGGCAGGGATGGCGTCGACGAGGGCGACGATCCGTACCTCCGGGAACTGCTGCAGGGCTACGGCGTGGGTGCGGCCAATGACGCCGCATCCGGTGATGGCTACGTTCAAGGTGCTCATGCGGTCTGGACTCCTGCTTCTGCGGTGACTTTTGCGAAGGCGCGTGCTGCAATGCCGAAGGCGGTGGGGCCGGAGAACCCGCCCAGTCCGTGGGCCCCGGCCAGGTGCGGCTCCAGGGAAGCGAAGCCCTGGTAGCCGTCGGCCTTGAGGGCCTCCACGGTCTTCAGCAGGTCCCCGTCCCCTTCACCGGCCGGCGTGACGTGGCCGTTGGAGAACAGGGCGTCCTTGACCTGCAGGTACTCCAGGTGCGGGCGCAGCTTGGCGTACCCTTCGTCGAAGGGCTTGACCCCCACCTGGACGAAGTTTGCCGCATCCCAGGCAACCTTGAGGGCGGGCGAGTTGACGGTCTCGATGATGTCCAGGACCCGGTCCGGAACGTCTCCGAAAATGTCCTTTTCGTTTTCGTGGAGGAGGACCACGCCGGCTTCCTCCGCCACATCGGCGAGGGCGCGCATGCGTTCGATGACGGCGTCGCGGATGCTTTCCACCTGCACGGACTCGCCGTAGTAGAAGGAGAAGATCCGGATGTACTTGGCGTCCAGGACCTTGGCGGCGTTGACCGCCCGGCGCACGCGCTCCACCTCGTGCTCCACGGGCAGGCTGACGTCCACCTTCCCGATGGGGGAAGCGATGGCGGAGACCTTCATGCCTTTCTCCGACAGCAGGGACGCGAGGGCCTGGAGCTGTTCGTCGCTGAGGTCCACGATGTTGGTGCCCCATGCGCTGCGGACCTCGATGTGGTTGGCGCCGAGGGCCTGCAGCACTGCGATCTGGACTGCGGGGTCGTCGTCGATCTCATCGCCGAAGCCTGACAGCTGCCACGTGACCTGGGTGGTCGAAACCATGGTTATTTAACTCCTCCGGCGGTCAGCCCGCCTACTAGGTAACGCTGGAAAATCAGGTAAAGAATGACCACGGGAGCGGCACACACCAGCGCCGCCGCCATCATCTGGCCGTAGTAGGGAATGGCGCCGCCTTCCTGGGAGGCACCAAAGATCTGAAGTGCGACGGCGGCGGTCTGGCTTTCGGGGCGCGTCATCACCGAGGCGAACAGCACGTCATTCCAGCCGAGCAGGAACGCGAAGATGCCGGAGACAACGATGCCGGGCCAGCTGAGCGGCAGGATGATGCGGAAAAGCACTCCAAGGTTGGAGGCGCCGTCGATCCTTGCCGCCTCTTCCAGCTCCTTGGGAAGCCCTCGGAGGTAGGTGACCATCACCCAGGTGGAGAACGGCATGGCGAACGTCAGGTAGGTGACGAACAGGCCCCACTGCGTTCCGATGACCTGGATTCCCAGGTAGGTCGCGGCCGAGGAAAACAGGACGAAGACCGGCAGCACCATCAGGGTTCCGGGCACGGACTGCAGGGCCAACAGGCCGCGGAGGATGGTGAGCCGCCCGCGGAAGGTGTAGCGCACCAGCACGAAGGCGGTGGATACGGACAGCGCGGCCGAAACCACTGCGGTGGCGCCGGCCACCAGGACGCTGTTGGCCAGACCGGTGGCAAGGCCCACGCTGGTCCAGATCTTCGAGTAGTTCTCGAACGTAACTGTCGAGGGCCAGAACTCACCGTTGGCCACCCCGATGTCCGAGTTCACCGAGGCCAGGAAGATGTACAGCACAGGGACCAGGACCAGGGCGCCCAGGAACACCAGGACGAAAATCAGCAGCGGGGTCGGGAGCAGCCGCAGCACCTCGTGCTGCCGGTGCGAGCCCGGACGGTCGACTTCAAACGTTGGCGCGCTCTGCCGGGTGGCTGTCGTGGCGCTCATTTCCTGCCTCCTGGTGTTTCGGCGTCGTCAAGTTTGACGGCGCGGAGGTAGACGAACAGCGGGATGGCGATGAGCACCAGGGAGATGAAGGCCATCGCGGCGCTCAGGCCAAAGCGGAAGCTCTGGAAGCTGGTGACGTACGTCAGGATGGGCAGGACTTCGACGTCAGCCGGGGCCGGGACGCCGAACAGCACGAATGGGAGGGTGAAGTTGTTGATGTGGTGCAGCATCCCGATCAGGAAGGCCAGCGCCAGCGGGCCCTTCAGGTAGGGGAAGACCACGTACCGCAACTTGTTCCACCACAGCGCACCGTCCAGGGCCGAAGCTTCGTGCACTTCGTGGTCCACGGACTGCAGGCCGGACAGCGCCAGCAGGTAGATGAACGGCCAGGAGGCCCAGATCTGCACCAGGACCAGCGTCCAGAAGGTCTGCGGACCGTTGAGCCACAGCCCAACGTGGATGCCCACGGTCCCCAACGCCTCGTCCACGATTCCGCCGGGCTGGAGCATGGTCCGCCAGACGGTGGCCACCACGAAGGATGGGAGGACGTACGGGATCAGGAAGATCGAGCGGATCACTGCCCGCCCCTTGAAGGCGTTCTGGGTGGCCACCGCGGCGGCGATGCCAAGCGGCAGCGTCACCACCATGGCCAGGAACGAGTAGCTGACGCTGAGCCAGACGGCGTGCAACAGCGGCGAAGCAGTGACAGCTTCAACGAAGTTTTCAGCTCCGATGACCGGTGCACTGATCCACTTCCGCAGGGTGTACTGGTCCAGGTTGAGGACCGACATGTAGATGCCCAGCAGGAGCGGGAGCACGATGATAATGATCATCAGGGCCCCGCCGGGGATCAGCATCCAGAGCGGCCGGTTGCGTTCGCTCAGTCCCTTGCGGCGCTTGCCGCCCTTGTGGCCGGGCTGCTGCCCGGCCACGTCTGTGTTCCGGGGCGCCCGGCTTGCGGCGGTCTCCGCCGCAAGCCGGACTTCATGAGAGGCGTCAGTTGACATCAGGACTTATCCTTTGGAGGCGCGGTCCAGGGATGCCTGGCCCTTGTTCTGGGCGTCCTTGATCCTTTGGTCCAGGGCAGAGTCGTCCACCTTGCCCGCGGCCAGGTCCGGAATGGACTGGACGGTGACATTCAGGAGTGCGAGCTGGATATCGCCCCAGGCACCGGTAAAGGGTGTCGCCTTGGACTTGGCAGCGGCGTCAGCCATCGGCTTGAGCTTCGGATCGGTCAGGCTGGCGAGGGCCTCGGCGTTGGCCGGCAAGTCGCCGAAGATCTTCTGGTAGTTCAACTGCTCATCCTTGGACGTGATCAGCTTGATGTAGGCGAACGCGAGGTCCTTCTGCTTGGAGTAGTCGGCCACCACGAGGTTGTCACCGGAGAGGATGCTCGCGGCGTCGCCATCGGACTTGGACTGGGTCTCACCCGGGGGGACGGTGGGCATCAGCGTGTACTCGTACTTGCCGGCTATGGCCGACTTATCGAGCGTCGGAATAGAGGTGCCGGTGGTCATCATCAGGTAGCCGGCCTTGCCGCTGGCAAAGGCTGCCACGGCATTGCTGTTGCTCCAGCCGACGGAAGCAGGGTCAACAACCTTGTCGTCGGTGAGCCAGCCGAAGTAAGTCTGGTACGCCTTCTTGACTGCGGGATCGTCCAACTTCAGTTTGTTTCCGTCAACCAGGGGGTTGCCGGCCTGCACGGACATGGCCCAGATGAACTTCCAGGGATCGTAGTTGTCCTTGTAGCCGGTGGCGATGCCGTAGGTATCACCCTTGGTCATCTTCTTTGCCTGGGCTGCCAGTTCGTCCCAGGTGGTGGCGGGCTTGTCGATGCCGGCCGCTGCCAGCAGGTCCTTGTTGTAAGCCATCACGAACGGACGGCTCACGAAGGGGATGCCTGCCTGGTGGTCCTTGTCCGGACCGGAAATACCGAGGGCGGCGGGGTTGAAGCGGTCCTTGCCGCCTACTGCCTTCCAGTCATCATCCGAGAGGGTGACGAATGCCTTGGTGGCGTAGGCCGTAGGCGTGAACGTTGTGCCGAGTCCATAAATGTCAGGTCCCTGGCCTGATACCACCGAGGTCTGGATCCGGGTGAGCTCGTCATTGGCGGAGGCGAAGGTCTCAAATTTCACGTCGGCGCCGGTCTCAGCCTTGAACTTGGCGGCGATGTCGCTTTGCCACTGCTTCTGCTGTTCGGGGTACTGGGCCAGGACGCCTGTCAGGACACTGAGGGTCTTGCCCGTTCCGTCCACCTTCCCGCCGGCGTTGGAACCTCCGCCGCTTCCGGAGCCTCCGGACCCACAACCGGTCAGGGCGAGTGCTGCAGCCGTGACAATTGCCGCGAGCCCAGTAGTCGATTTAAACCTCATTGTTTTTCTCCTCTTGGACACCCGCATGGCCACATCCGTCCTGTGGCGGAGATCACTGCAGGCGACTCGAGATTCAGTCTAGGAAGATGGCAAGTTGGTGGCAAGCGG
Coding sequences within:
- a CDS encoding mannitol dehydrogenase family protein, yielding MNAAPPALGSLPVLDRSLKPLPKAPVRIVHLGLGAFHRSHQAWYTQHAPDAAEWGIAAFTGRRPDAAEALSAQDCLYTLVERSAGGDSFEVIGSIVEAVDGADVGRLCELVAAKETALVTLTITEAAYGLAADGTFDAGAPGVADDLRALSAAASGEAGVPGTPLGRLVLALARRRDSGAGPIAVVSCDNLSANGEVARRAVLGLASGWGSGLAEWIEANVSFVSTSVDRITPRTTEEDVAEVAEQCGYTDSSPVVAEPFRNWVLSGDFPAGRPRWEDAGAVVVDDIEPYENRKLWLLNGSHSILAYAGQLRGHATVADALSDPACRKAVEDFWDEAAHHLQAAGLDIPAYRRALLERFGNARIAHRLAQIAADATTKLRMRAVPVMTAERASGRTGSGAALMLAAWIDYVAATQDFQDPLAADVHAANALEGSERVQALLGLVSADIADDPGIVSLVHGLCGSIATRTAASTPL
- the uxaC gene encoding glucuronate isomerase → MGQPIADHPDRLLPADPGVREIARSLFKKVEGLPIISPHGHVDAAVIEQNTPFPDPAALLVTPDHYVTRLIHAGGVPMDQLGLGSTPADSRQVWRHFCEAWPNFEGTASGYWIRQEFAHVFGISGEPSADNADRLYDALQAKLSEPGFRPRELFKEFNIEVLATTDDPLDSLDSHAALHNDPSFAARVLPTFRPDQYLNMAHPAWQDNVERLIGAAGDGASGYAGYIKALEARRRHFVERGAVSADHGVFTPTTLKLDDGEAERLFERGRTGQETAADRDAFEAHMIYQMARMSVEDGLVMTIHPGSFRNHHAPTFEAFGADTGHDIPVAVNYTEAVRPLLQDFGTAKDFHLVLFTLDETVFSRELAPLAGFYPSVYLGAPWWFLDAPDAMLRFRSAVTETAGFSRSSGFIDDTRAFCSIPARHDTARRIEASFLARLVAEHRITEERAHELIVDVIDASPRRVFKL
- a CDS encoding sugar phosphate isomerase/epimerase family protein, encoding MKFSVFTASTPDWTPEEAVKHLADQGWDGVEWRITDQADAAAPGFWAGNRATIPLTGMEDHLDRIASLTSGAGLEFSGIGGYARCDNHADVDRMLAATARLGAEKVRVTTLPLGTAAWGNEPASGTPYPELFTAARRDFEWIAERAAHHGVKALVELHHRTITASASSALRLLDGLDPRHVGVIHDLGNLLIEGQEDYLPAFELLGDYLAHVHVKNAVWVNSGETDESGAAVYRNEWAPLRSGQGSVLQYFKALAAFGYDGWVTVEDFSTELPLAERTADNLDYLRSTAALAGLSVAAGRR
- a CDS encoding Gfo/Idh/MocA family protein; translated protein: MSTLNVAITGCGVIGRTHAVALQQFPEVRIVALVDAIPAAAEALADFIEKQGGPRPPQFSTLAEAFAAEDIDLVALATPSGLHIQQGLEVLAAGKHVVIEKPLDVDLTRAQEIEAAAKEAAEKGIIASVISQHRFDQSSVAVADAIAKGRFGRLTSAIASVAWWRSQGYYDSGDWRGTWAMDGGGALMNQGVHTVDLLLWFMGRPVEIHAHTALLAHERIEVEDTAVATVTFENGGLAVLHATTSAYPGLTVRVQLMGSEGSAVVDNDRLQYFHSKDAGGESADMGLQGGGNQADQELAKYPVEDYKAADPTTYPAGHVRQYRDILAAIAGGRQPGVTVSDAVNALAAVRSVYVSATLGQPVLFDDVLAGKYNDLEVRTGSSAAESA
- a CDS encoding sugar phosphate isomerase/epimerase family protein → MVSTTQVTWQLSGFGDEIDDDPAVQIAVLQALGANHIEVRSAWGTNIVDLSDEQLQALASLLSEKGMKVSAIASPIGKVDVSLPVEHEVERVRRAVNAAKVLDAKYIRIFSFYYGESVQVESIRDAVIERMRALADVAEEAGVVLLHENEKDIFGDVPDRVLDIIETVNSPALKVAWDAANFVQVGVKPFDEGYAKLRPHLEYLQVKDALFSNGHVTPAGEGDGDLLKTVEALKADGYQGFASLEPHLAGAHGLGGFSGPTAFGIAARAFAKVTAEAGVQTA
- a CDS encoding carbohydrate ABC transporter permease; protein product: MSATTATRQSAPTFEVDRPGSHRQHEVLRLLPTPLLIFVLVFLGALVLVPVLYIFLASVNSDIGVANGEFWPSTVTFENYSKIWTSVGLATGLANSVLVAGATAVVSAALSVSTAFVLVRYTFRGRLTILRGLLALQSVPGTLMVLPVFVLFSSAATYLGIQVIGTQWGLFVTYLTFAMPFSTWVMVTYLRGLPKELEEAARIDGASNLGVLFRIILPLSWPGIVVSGIFAFLLGWNDVLFASVMTRPESQTAAVALQIFGASQEGGAIPYYGQMMAAALVCAAPVVILYLIFQRYLVGGLTAGGVK
- a CDS encoding carbohydrate ABC transporter permease, whose amino-acid sequence is MSTDASHEVRLAAETAASRAPRNTDVAGQQPGHKGGKRRKGLSERNRPLWMLIPGGALMIIIIVLPLLLGIYMSVLNLDQYTLRKWISAPVIGAENFVEAVTASPLLHAVWLSVSYSFLAMVVTLPLGIAAAVATQNAFKGRAVIRSIFLIPYVLPSFVVATVWRTMLQPGGIVDEALGTVGIHVGLWLNGPQTFWTLVLVQIWASWPFIYLLALSGLQSVDHEVHEASALDGALWWNKLRYVVFPYLKGPLALAFLIGMLHHINNFTLPFVLFGVPAPADVEVLPILTYVTSFQSFRFGLSAAMAFISLVLIAIPLFVYLRAVKLDDAETPGGRK
- a CDS encoding ABC transporter substrate-binding protein, which gives rise to MRFKSTTGLAAIVTAAALALTGCGSGGSGSGGGSNAGGKVDGTGKTLSVLTGVLAQYPEQQKQWQSDIAAKFKAETGADVKFETFASANDELTRIQTSVVSGQGPDIYGLGTTFTPTAYATKAFVTLSDDDWKAVGGKDRFNPAALGISGPDKDHQAGIPFVSRPFVMAYNKDLLAAAGIDKPATTWDELAAQAKKMTKGDTYGIATGYKDNYDPWKFIWAMSVQAGNPLVDGNKLKLDDPAVKKAYQTYFGWLTDDKVVDPASVGWSNSNAVAAFASGKAGYLMMTTGTSIPTLDKSAIAGKYEYTLMPTVPPGETQSKSDGDAASILSGDNLVVADYSKQKDLAFAYIKLITSKDEQLNYQKIFGDLPANAEALASLTDPKLKPMADAAAKSKATPFTGAWGDIQLALLNVTVQSIPDLAAGKVDDSALDQRIKDAQNKGQASLDRASKG